Genomic window (Campylobacter magnus):
CATAAAATCTAGGGAATTCTAGAATTCCTAGCGAATTTTTCTAGTCTTTTTAGGGGTTAGGGGGTATTTTTAAAGCACTAGAATCTAAAAATTGCTTAAAAATCTGCTATAATTGTGCCATGAGTAAAAAAGATGAACTAAATATAAAAGCAAATAATATACAAAATTATTTAAACGCTCTTTTGGCTGGACTTCTAGGGGTTACTGGCTGGCTGTTTGTAAGCTATGAAAGTTTAGATGCGATGCTTCGTATTACTGGGATTATAGCTTTAGTCGCTATAGCAGTAGGCATAGCTATAGCTCAGTACCACATAAACAAAACCGCAAAAGAAATAGGGAGATTAAAATAATGAGCGCAATGATAATACTGCTATCAGTAATAGCCTTGCTAATAGCTATGGTAATATACGCAGGGCAAAGCAGCGATAATACTGGTGCAAATATGGCATAATTTAAATTCTAGGGAATTCTAGAATTCCCTAGAATTTAGAATTCCTAAAATCTAGAATTCCCTAGAATTCCCTACAAACTAGTAAATTCATCCCAGTTTAGCTTTGATTTTGCTGTTGGCATCTTGCTTGAGTGCGGACGCATATTCATAGCCTCTTTTGCCACGCTGATTTGCGCCTTTTGCGGTGCATTTAGCGCATAATAAGCACGCTCTAAATTCACAAACCAAGCTATAATCTGCGCTAAAGCCTTAAAAATACAGCTGTCTTCATGAGAGCCCAAAAGCTCGCAAAGCTCGTCTATACAAGGATTTATTAGGTATTCAAAGGTATCTTTTGCGTTTTGACTGGCATTTTCTTGCCCTTTTATTTGCCCTTCTAAAAACTCTTTCATCATCAAAAACAAAAAGCCGATAAAATCCTCGCTCTCAGAGCATTTTTCAATATTTCTGCGCAAATTTGAGTTTTTTAGCACGGCTATTGCTTCTACTCTTTTTTTGCCATTATCTCTGCCCTCATCATAAAACGACGCATTTAAGGGCACATTTGCGTAGCTTAAATCAAAAAGCACAGCATTTTGCTCAGCTTTAAAGCTAGTAAAATCAGCCTTTAAAATAGGCTCAAAATCACAGCCTAGCTCATTTTGGCTAAAAAACTTCGCTTGTTCTTGCCAGTTTGCAAAGCCTTTGCCCTTTTCATCATAAAAAAACGCATAAGAAAAAAACTCATAAAATCTAGCCCTAGCCCTTAAAACATCAGTATCAAACATCTAGCACTCCCACATCACTTTGAGATAAAATCATTAGCTTTGCTTTACACTCAGCACAGCAATATAGCGTGCGAAGCTTTTTCTCATCGCCACTAAATGCTGGTGTTAGTATGCTAGCGATTTTTTCTACTGCTTTTTTGGTAGCAAACTCCTTGCCACACTCCACGCAGGCAAATAGCTCATCTTTGGCTAGTTCTTTTGGCTTAAAAAACTCTGTGTTTATATGCATTTTGCCCTTTTTAAGGCTAATAGTATCACTCTCAGCGCAGCTAATCACGCAGTAGCCACAACCTATACAAAGGCTTTCATTAAAGCACAGAGCGTTATTTGCGCTATCAGTGATAAGAGCAGATGTTGGGCAAGCCCCAGCACAAGAGGCACAAAGCGTGCATTTGCTCTCATCCACGCTGATTTTGCCATGCGCTGTGCTCTCATAGGTGCTAAACTCGCCCAAGTCCAAAGAACCAGCGATAAGAGCAAGCTTGGCTGAGATAGCACTAGCTTTATTTGGATAAATACCCAGCTCAAACTCGCCTATATTTTTATATCTAGCTTTGCTAATAGCTTCTTGTAAGCTTATTTCATCATCAAAAACACGCACAAGCTCACAGCCAAATCTAGCTTTAAAAATCTCATTTGCCAAAGCGATTGCCTCTTTGCTAGCCTTAGGCATATTTGGTAAAAATATAAAAATCTCTCCGCCACAGCCTAAAACTAAGCTTAAAATATTATTAAAATCTAAAATTCCATCGCTTGGTAGCACTAGCGGCAAAACCGAGTTTTTAAAGCGCACTTTGGGCAAAAAACCATCTTTTGCTATTATAGGAATTCTAGATTTAAAGAGTCTGCCAAGAGCTTCAAAGCTAGTCCTAGTAATCACTGCATTATCTATCGCCCCGCTAGGACAGATTGAAACACAACGCCCACAAGCAATGCAGTCAATGGGACTAAAAACTAGTTCTTTTTCATCCTCGTTTTTTAAAATCGCCACCGTAGGACAAAGCTCTACACATTTTGAACAAACATCTCCACGCTTGTGATGGTATAAACAAGCATCATTTTGGCAAAAAATGTAGTTTTGATAAGTGTAGTTTGGAACATGAGAGCTAAGGAATTCTAGAATTTCCTTCGCACTTATGGCACTAGCATCAAAACAGCCGCTTTGCCTAGTAGCCCAGCTTTCACATCCTCCAAAAAACACGGCAAAATCGCACTCAACTTCAGCTTGTTCTAAGCCTTGTTCTATTATAGCGCAAAGCTCGCCCGCACAGCCGTAGATAAATTTAATCTCATCCAAGCAAATAACTTTAAAATCTAGCTTTTCTAAGCTTGCTTTAAGGCTCATATCAGGGGTAGTGCCTATAAAAAGCACCCTTTTACCCACTGTTTTGCTGTATTTTTCAAACTTAGAACCATCAAAGGCTAAGGCTCTTGCCTCGTATAAAATGCTAACATTTTTGCTAACTTCTAATGCGTCCTCGTCGCTACTTTCAAGGTAATAATCAATCTCTCTTGCGTGTATTTGGGTATTTGGCGCAGGTTTGTTGGCTATAAGGTAGTAGTTTTCATGCTTTGCTTCACACTCTATCTCATCGCCAAGAGGCAAAGCTGGCTTGCCAAAATAGGCAAATTCTTTCATTTTTTATCCTTTTAAGCTTTAAAAAAATAGCAAAATTATACAAAAATTGCCTTTAAAAAAGCTATAATTAGTAAAAACCACTTTACTTGGAGTTATTATGCAAAACTTGCGTACTTTGCCACAAATTGATAAAATATTAAATCATAAGCCTTTTAAAGATTATAATAAAGGCATTTTAGCTAGAATTTCAAGAGAGCTTTTAAACTCTATTCGCTCAAATTCAAAAGATGAAGAAATAAACGAAGAAAAAATCTACGCCCAAATAAACAAAAACTACAAAGCCTTTGAGAAAAAAGCCCTAAAACCGCTAATAAACGCAACTGGCATCGTAATGCACACAAATCTAGGCCGTAGCGTAATAGATGAAAAATCCTGGCAAAGAGCTAAGCAAATTGCTTGTTCTTACTCAAATTTAGAATACGACCTTGAAAGTGGCAGCCGTGGCAACCGCTATGACTACACTGGATATTTGCTAAGCACTCTTTTTGGCTGTGAGGATGCGCTAGTTGTAAATAATAACGCCTCGGCTGTGTTTTTAGTGCTAAATACCTTTGGCAAAGGTGGCAGGTGCGTGCTTAGCCGTGGTGAGCTAGTAGAAATCGGCGGTGGATTTAGAGTGCCTGAGGTGATGAAAGAAAGCGGAGCGATTTTAGCTGAGGTTGGCACCACGAACAAAACTCGCCTAAGCGACTATGAAAATGCTTTGGACGAAAATACAAAAATGCTAGTAAAAGTCCACCGCTCAAACTTTGATATAGTAGGCTTCAAGCAAGATACAAGCCTAGAAGACATAGCAAAATTAGCAAAAGAGCGTGGCATCATCAGCTACTACGACCTTGGCGGTGGGGCGGCCTCTAGCTTAGCGTGTTTTAATTCTGAGCCTGTGCCCCAAAAGCTGATTAAAACAGGCGTGGATTTGCTAAGTTTTAGCGGAGATAAGCTCTTTGGCTCAGTCCAAGCTGGCATAATACTAGGCAAAAAAGAACTCATCGCAAAACTTAGAAAAAATCAGCTTTTGCGTATGCTAAGAAGTGATAAAATCACTCTTGCCTTGCTAGCAAGCACGGTGCTCTCATATCTAGATAAAGACTATGATAGCGTGCCTACTATCTTTTTGCTCTCACGCAGCACTAGCGAGCTTAAAAGCGTGGCAAAGCGCATAAATAATTCTTGTAAAAATATAGCTAGCATCATTGATACAGCGACTTTTGGTGGTGGTGGAACCCTGCCAAATGTAAAAATACAAAGCGTAGCACTTGCCTTTAGAGCCCAAAAGGGGCAAAAAATAGAAAACCTAGAGCGTGAATTTCGCCAAAAAGGCGTGATAGGCCGCATAGAAAATCAGTGTTTTTTGCTTGATTTACGCTCTGTTTTGCCTAGTGATGAGAGTGCCTTGATTACAGCTATAAATAGTATTTTTGGTGGGCAAGATGAGTAGTATTTTGTTAGCAAGTGCTGGGCATATAGACCATGGCAAAACCGCTCTTATAAAGGCGCTAAATGGCTTTGAGGGCGATAGCACAGACGAAGAAAAACGCCGTGGGATTACTATAGATCTAAGTTTTTCGCATTTAGAAAAAAACGGCGCAAATATAGCCTTTATAGATGTGCCAGGGCATGAAAATTTGCTTAAAACGATGATTTCAGGAGCTTTTGGAGCGCAGGGCGCTTTGCTAGTAGTTAGCAGCACAGAAGGGCTAAAAGCCCAGAGCTTGGAGCATATAAAAATTCTAGAATTCCTTGGGATAAAAAAAATAATTTTATGTATCACAAAATGCGATATAGCAAGCAAAGAGCAGATCTCGCACTCAAAGTCTACTAGCCTAGCAGAGCTAAAAAAATATGATTTTGATGTTTTAAAAAGCTTTGAGCTTAGCATTTTTGATAGCAGTAGCATTGAGGCGCTTAGGCAGTTTTTGCTTGCTTTGCGTATTGAAAATGCGCAAAACTCTTGCTTGCCACGCTACTATATAGATAGGCTTTTTAACATAAAAGGCGCAGGGCTAGTGGCTACTGGTACCTTGCTTGGCTCTAGTATAGAACTTGGAGGAAAGCTCTATGACTACGATGCAGGCGTAGAGTTTGGCATCCGCTCTATGCAAGTCCATGATAAGCCAGTAAGCGTGGCAAATAACGCCCAAAGAGTAGCGATAAACATTAGCTCGCCCCTAGCCTATAAAATCAAAAAAGGCGATTTTATCAGTAAAAAGGGCAATTTTAGGGGCTTTAAAGAGCTTGATTGCGTGTTTTTTGGCTCTATAACGCACGGCGCAGAAGTAAGTTTGTGTATAGGCACAAAGAGCATAAACGCTAAAGCAAGCGTGCTTTCAAGCAAAAAAGAAGGCGAGAAAAACGAGAGTTATTTTATTACCTTAAAGCTTGATAAAGAGGTTTTTGCTAGCTTTGATGAGCGTTTTGTTTTGCTTGGTGGTGGAGCTTTGCTAGGTGGGGGCAGGGTGCTAAATCCTATTAGCGAACCGCTGAAAAAAAGAGCAAAAATAGAGCTACTTACTATGCTTTTAGAGCATGATTTTTTGGGGGCGTTTGAACTGCTTAAAAACACGCACGAAAAGGGCTTTGGCTTGCTTTGCGCGGCCCAGCGCTTTGGCATTTTGCCAAGTAGTGCTTTAAAAATCGCAAAAGAGCTAAAAAACGCTATTATAGATGAAGATGAGCTAAATGTCTATGATACTAGCGCAAAAGAGAGTTTAAAGGACTTCATACGCTTTATTATCTCAAAAAACGAACTAGCAATGTTTTCAGCCTCATCAGTGGCACTAAAACTGCCTTGGGCTAGCAAAATGCTTGCTGGGATGGCAATTGATGAGATGAAAAGCGAGCTGGATTTTGAAAATGGTCTGTATTTCAAAAAAGGTGCTGATTTTAGCAAACTTAAAGAAAGCTTAGAAGAAGGCATTTTAAGGGAGATTGAAAGGGGCGAGCTAGCCCCACTTGCGCCTTATAATATCTATGATATTTTTGAGTGTGATAGAAAGGCTGGCGATGATGCGCTAAAAAGGCTGACCGCAAGAGGCGTGGTAGTAAGGCTAGAGCATAATCTTTTCATCAGTGCAAAAAACCTTGCTCTTGCAAAAAAGCGTCTTTTGGAGCTAATCGCGCGCGATGGATACGCTGATGTAAGCAACGCAAAGGACTTTTTAAATCTTAGCAGAAAATACACCATAGCATACTTAGAAGCCCTTGATAATGATGAAAGAATAGAAAAAATAGAAAACAAAAGAGTGCTGAAATCTTAGGAATTCTAGATTTTAGCTTAGGAATTCTAGATTTTATTATAGGAATTCTAGTTTTTGGGGGTTAGGGGGTATTTTAAAACTCTAGGAATTCTAGATTTTATTCTAGGAATTTTAGTTTTTATTCTGGGAATTCTAGAATTCCTTGTAGGAATTCTTGCAATCTAGAATTCCTAGAATTTTAGCATTTAGGAATTCTAGAATTTTTCTTAGGAATTCTAGTTTATGTTCTAGGAATTCTAGTTTTTATTACAGGAATTCTTACAATCTAGAATTCCTAGATTCTAGCTTAGAAATTCTAGTTTTTATTCTGGGAATTCTAGAATTCCTTGTAGAAATTCTTACAATCTAGAATTCCTAGAATTTTGCTTAGAAATTCTTACAATTTGGAATTTCTTGTAGAAATTCTTAAAATCTAGAATTCCTAGAATTTTAGCATTTAGGAATTCTAGAATTTCATTCTTTTTATTCTAGAATTTCTAGATTTTTGCTTAGGAATTTTAAAATTCCCCAAAATTCGTCATTGCGAGCGAAGCGAAGCAATCTCATTTATTAAGCCTTAAGTGAGATTACTTCGGCTTTTCAAAGCCTTGCAATGACGGAATTCCGCAATGACGGAATTTTAGAATTCTCTATGATGAGATCCTCTGGTCAAGTCAGAGGATGACACAAGACAGGTCGGGGGATTTTTATAGAGATTGCTTCGGCTTTTCAAAGCCTCGCAATGACGGAATTTCAAAATTCCTAGATTTTTGCTTCAAAGCCATAGATTTTAGCGGCTTTTTCGTAGTCTTCTTTGGTATCAATTCCCATGCTTTTTGTGTTTATTTTTAGCATAGCGATTTTTTGCCCTGCGCTTAGGGCACGAAGTTGCTCTAACTTTTCAGTATTTTCAAGCACCCTATCATTAAAGACGCAAAACGCCCTTAAAGTAGCCACGCTATAAGCATAAATGCCGATATGCCCGAAATACTCACGGCTTGCGCGCTCTTTCTCGTCTCTAGCATAAGGTATGAGTGAGCGAGAAAAATACAGCGCATTTAAATTGCTATCAAGCACGACTTTTACGATATTTGGATCACTTGCGCTTTTAAAATCAATGCCCTTAAAACAGCTTGCCATAA
Coding sequences:
- a CDS encoding TorD/DmsD family molecular chaperone; this translates as MFDTDVLRARARFYEFFSYAFFYDEKGKGFANWQEQAKFFSQNELGCDFEPILKADFTSFKAEQNAVLFDLSYANVPLNASFYDEGRDNGKKRVEAIAVLKNSNLRRNIEKCSESEDFIGFLFLMMKEFLEGQIKGQENASQNAKDTFEYLINPCIDELCELLGSHEDSCIFKALAQIIAWFVNLERAYYALNAPQKAQISVAKEAMNMRPHSSKMPTAKSKLNWDEFTSL
- a CDS encoding 4Fe-4S binding protein, whose product is MKEFAYFGKPALPLGDEIECEAKHENYYLIANKPAPNTQIHAREIDYYLESSDEDALEVSKNVSILYEARALAFDGSKFEKYSKTVGKRVLFIGTTPDMSLKASLEKLDFKVICLDEIKFIYGCAGELCAIIEQGLEQAEVECDFAVFFGGCESWATRQSGCFDASAISAKEILEFLSSHVPNYTYQNYIFCQNDACLYHHKRGDVCSKCVELCPTVAILKNEDEKELVFSPIDCIACGRCVSICPSGAIDNAVITRTSFEALGRLFKSRIPIIAKDGFLPKVRFKNSVLPLVLPSDGILDFNNILSLVLGCGGEIFIFLPNMPKASKEAIALANEIFKARFGCELVRVFDDEISLQEAISKARYKNIGEFELGIYPNKASAISAKLALIAGSLDLGEFSTYESTAHGKISVDESKCTLCASCAGACPTSALITDSANNALCFNESLCIGCGYCVISCAESDTISLKKGKMHINTEFFKPKELAKDELFACVECGKEFATKKAVEKIASILTPAFSGDEKKLRTLYCCAECKAKLMILSQSDVGVLDV
- the selA gene encoding L-seryl-tRNA(Sec) selenium transferase; translation: MMQNLRTLPQIDKILNHKPFKDYNKGILARISRELLNSIRSNSKDEEINEEKIYAQINKNYKAFEKKALKPLINATGIVMHTNLGRSVIDEKSWQRAKQIACSYSNLEYDLESGSRGNRYDYTGYLLSTLFGCEDALVVNNNASAVFLVLNTFGKGGRCVLSRGELVEIGGGFRVPEVMKESGAILAEVGTTNKTRLSDYENALDENTKMLVKVHRSNFDIVGFKQDTSLEDIAKLAKERGIISYYDLGGGAASSLACFNSEPVPQKLIKTGVDLLSFSGDKLFGSVQAGIILGKKELIAKLRKNQLLRMLRSDKITLALLASTVLSYLDKDYDSVPTIFLLSRSTSELKSVAKRINNSCKNIASIIDTATFGGGGTLPNVKIQSVALAFRAQKGQKIENLEREFRQKGVIGRIENQCFLLDLRSVLPSDESALITAINSIFGGQDE
- the selB gene encoding selenocysteine-specific translation elongation factor — protein: MSSILLASAGHIDHGKTALIKALNGFEGDSTDEEKRRGITIDLSFSHLEKNGANIAFIDVPGHENLLKTMISGAFGAQGALLVVSSTEGLKAQSLEHIKILEFLGIKKIILCITKCDIASKEQISHSKSTSLAELKKYDFDVLKSFELSIFDSSSIEALRQFLLALRIENAQNSCLPRYYIDRLFNIKGAGLVATGTLLGSSIELGGKLYDYDAGVEFGIRSMQVHDKPVSVANNAQRVAINISSPLAYKIKKGDFISKKGNFRGFKELDCVFFGSITHGAEVSLCIGTKSINAKASVLSSKKEGEKNESYFITLKLDKEVFASFDERFVLLGGGALLGGGRVLNPISEPLKKRAKIELLTMLLEHDFLGAFELLKNTHEKGFGLLCAAQRFGILPSSALKIAKELKNAIIDEDELNVYDTSAKESLKDFIRFIISKNELAMFSASSVALKLPWASKMLAGMAIDEMKSELDFENGLYFKKGADFSKLKESLEEGILREIERGELAPLAPYNIYDIFECDRKAGDDALKRLTARGVVVRLEHNLFISAKNLALAKKRLLELIARDGYADVSNAKDFLNLSRKYTIAYLEALDNDERIEKIENKRVLKS
- the kdsB gene encoding 3-deoxy-manno-octulosonate cytidylyltransferase, whose translation is MIIIPARLASTRFKEKILCDIGGEPMFVATAKNALKVSDDVVVACDDESVEKIAKKHGIKAVMTSKEHESGSDRINEACASLGLRDDEIVINIQADEPFFELENLTKFIDFARSSIKNGAFMASCFKGIDFKSASDPNIVKVVLDSNLNALYFSRSLIPYARDEKERASREYFGHIGIYAYSVATLRAFCVFNDRVLENTEKLEQLRALSAGQKIAMLKINTKSMGIDTKEDYEKAAKIYGFEAKI